One Triticum dicoccoides isolate Atlit2015 ecotype Zavitan chromosome 4B, WEW_v2.0, whole genome shotgun sequence genomic window carries:
- the LOC119291697 gene encoding vacuolar protein-sorting-associated protein 37 homolog 1-like isoform X1, with translation MSWRIPLFGSSQQQQQQQQPEPNFQNISTQSWYPPSVGGSSSHPSTPSSSGGSPHQRASDHPQPSSRGQPSPAEAAGIIARLRDKSVDELQRLLKDKESYNAFFNSLDQVKTQNNLRDELRKETLQLARENLEKEQRISELRNQCTIIRTTELAAAEDRLAELERQKDEIMKSYSPAALLDKLQSTMAKLDEESEELHQKFLEKDVDLPTFVQKYKKLRAAHHKCALLHLSGKASLC, from the exons ATGAGCTGGAGAATTCCTCTTTTCGG CAGCtctcagcagcaacagcagcagcaacaaccagaaCCAAATTTCCAGAACATATCTACGCAATCTTGGTACCCTCCCTCGGTAGGTGGTTCATCTTCACATCCATCCACACCCAGCTCTTCCGGTGGTAGTCCACACCAAAGAGCTTCAGATCATCCTCAGCCTTCATCACGTGGCCAACCGTCTCCAGCTGAAGCTGCAGGGATAATTGCTCGTTTGAGGGATAAGAG TGTTGATGAGCTGCAGAGGCTGTTAAAGGACAAAGAGTCATATAATGCTTTTTTCAATTCACTTGACCAAGTTAAAACACAGAACAAT TTACGCGATGAGCTTAGAAAGGAGACCCTGCAGCTTGCGA GAGAAAATTTAGAAAAGGAGCAGCGGATTTCAGAGCTCAGGAATCAG TGTACTATAATCAGAACCACAGAGCTAGCTGCCGCTGAGGACAGGTTGGCCGAGTTGGAAAGGCAAAAGGACGAGATTATGAAGTCCTATTCTCCTGCtgcgctgctcgacaagctgcaaa GTACAATGGCGAAGCTGGACGAGGAGTCGGAGGAGCTGCACCAAAAGTTCCTGGAGAAGGACGTTGACCTGCCGACCTTCGTGCAGAAGTACAAGAAGCTCCGTGCTGCACACCACAAGTGTGCGCTGCTCCACCTCTCCGGCAAGGCCTCGCTTTGCTGA
- the LOC119291697 gene encoding vacuolar protein-sorting-associated protein 37 homolog 1-like isoform X2, whose protein sequence is MSWRIPLFGSQQQQQQQQPEPNFQNISTQSWYPPSVGGSSSHPSTPSSSGGSPHQRASDHPQPSSRGQPSPAEAAGIIARLRDKSVDELQRLLKDKESYNAFFNSLDQVKTQNNLRDELRKETLQLARENLEKEQRISELRNQCTIIRTTELAAAEDRLAELERQKDEIMKSYSPAALLDKLQSTMAKLDEESEELHQKFLEKDVDLPTFVQKYKKLRAAHHKCALLHLSGKASLC, encoded by the exons ATGAGCTGGAGAATTCCTCTTTTCGG CtctcagcagcaacagcagcagcaacaaccagaaCCAAATTTCCAGAACATATCTACGCAATCTTGGTACCCTCCCTCGGTAGGTGGTTCATCTTCACATCCATCCACACCCAGCTCTTCCGGTGGTAGTCCACACCAAAGAGCTTCAGATCATCCTCAGCCTTCATCACGTGGCCAACCGTCTCCAGCTGAAGCTGCAGGGATAATTGCTCGTTTGAGGGATAAGAG TGTTGATGAGCTGCAGAGGCTGTTAAAGGACAAAGAGTCATATAATGCTTTTTTCAATTCACTTGACCAAGTTAAAACACAGAACAAT TTACGCGATGAGCTTAGAAAGGAGACCCTGCAGCTTGCGA GAGAAAATTTAGAAAAGGAGCAGCGGATTTCAGAGCTCAGGAATCAG TGTACTATAATCAGAACCACAGAGCTAGCTGCCGCTGAGGACAGGTTGGCCGAGTTGGAAAGGCAAAAGGACGAGATTATGAAGTCCTATTCTCCTGCtgcgctgctcgacaagctgcaaa GTACAATGGCGAAGCTGGACGAGGAGTCGGAGGAGCTGCACCAAAAGTTCCTGGAGAAGGACGTTGACCTGCCGACCTTCGTGCAGAAGTACAAGAAGCTCCGTGCTGCACACCACAAGTGTGCGCTGCTCCACCTCTCCGGCAAGGCCTCGCTTTGCTGA
- the LOC119291698 gene encoding replication protein A 70 kDa DNA-binding subunit E-like, whose product MGSAEDVFTPLSQLKYGMDKCKVRVRISRLWESFNPKNDTLFGLDCLLIDDQGKTMQARVEPGDIERFEHRLVEGKVYALSDFHVDVQRDYYMSCSNEWTMYIRRQTVVTEIGDIDSIPLYSFEFVNFKDLRSRCGDKSLLTDILGHVVGVGGLHEVTKRSRVIEICNASIRDLRGKVLGVTLYGDIASGFAEDMAEKGKDASVVAVFAGMSVDSSSSEYYLDLEMPEVQEFRANLRIQKANPVPKKTPAQKLAESWRTIEQLKNLDPEEYDEDTTFLCRVSLIDIDCSNGWCYLGCDTCQKSMYGAPRKYKCARCGPIKRPVQWYKLKAKVEDATGTMDLMIFCEVAEELVGVSAEGLVGNIEEDDEWYALPDEIDDLIGSTHTFQVFDKYVNGSFTVRSIMDDASVPAPPSAASQCKEVVDPEGSQKPNKRLRGDDSIN is encoded by the exons ATGGGTTCAGCTGAGGACGTGTTCACCCCACTGTCTCAGTTAAAATATGGAATGGACAAATGTAAAGTTCGGGTGCGCATCTCGCGGCTGTGGGAGTCCTTCAATCCAAAAAATGACACTTTGTTCGGCCTTGACTGCCTTCTGATCGACGATCAG GGTAAAACTATGCAGGCGCGTGTAGAACCCGGCGATATAGAGCGGTTTGAGCATAGGCTAGTTGAAGGGAAGGTCTATGCCTTGTCAGATTTTCATGTTGATGTGCAGAGGGACTACTATATGTCATGTAGCAATGAGTGGACTATGTACATTAGAAGGCAGACGGTGGTCACTGAGATAGGAGATATTGATTCGATTCCCCTCTACAGCTTTGAGTTTGTTAATTTCAAGGATCTCCGTTCTAGGTGTGGCGACAAAAGCTTATTGACAG ATATTCTGGGACACGTAGTAGGTGTCGGGGGGCTACATGAGGTCACAAAAAGATCCCGCGTTATAGAAATTTGCAATGCAAGCATTCGGGACTTGAG AGGAAAGGTACTTGGTGTCACACTGTATGGTGATATTGCCTCTGGTTTTGCTGAAGATATGGCCGAGAAAGGCAAAGACGCCTCAGTTGTTGCTGTCTTTGCAGGGATGTCTGTTGATTCCTCATCATCGG AGTACTATCTGGATTTGGAAATGCCAGAGGTGCAAGAATTCCGTGCAAA TCTGCGCATTCAGAAAGCAAACCCTGTCCCCAAAAAAACTCCAGCGCAGAAGTTAGCCGAGAGTTGGCGAACAATCGAACAGCTAAAAAACCTTGATCCAGAAGAGTATGACGAG GATACCACGTTTTTGTGCAGAGTCTCTCTGATAGACATAGATTGCAGCAATGGCTGGTGCTACCTTGGATGCGACACCTGCCAGAAGTCCATGTACGGGGCCCCAAGGAAATACAAGTGCGCGCGATGTGGCCCGATCAAGAGGCCAGTTCAGTG GTACAAGCTGAAGGCGAAGGTGGAAGATGCCACGGGCACAATGGACCTGATGATCTTCTGCGAGGTGGCGGAGGAGCTGGTCGGTGTCTCTGCAGAGGGGCTCGTCGGTAACATCGAGGAAGACGACGAGTGGTACGCCCTGCCCGACGAAATCGATGATCTTATTGGCTCGACGCACACCTTCCAGGTTTTCGACAAGTACGTGAACGGGAGCTTCACGGTGAGGTCGATCATGGACGATGCTAGCGTCCCAGCCCCTCCTTCAGCCGCTAGTCAATGCAAGGAGGTGGTGGACCCTGAGGGGAGCCAGAAACCTAACAAGCGCCTGCGAGGGGACGACTCGATCAACTAG
- the LOC119291699 gene encoding replication protein A 70 kDa DNA-binding subunit A-like isoform X1 gives MTSVPELQAIQAKMGSAGDEFTPLSQLEYGMDKCKVRVRISRLWESFNPKDDTLFGLDCLLIDDQGKTMQARVEPGDIEWFEDLLVEGKVYVLSDFHVDSQRDYYMSCSNEWTMYIRRQTVVTEMEGDIDSIPLHSFEFVKFKDLRYRCDDNSLLTDVLGHIVYVGELEEVSKKSRVIEICNARIRDLRGRALSVTLFGDVASGFAEDMLEKGQDASVVAVFAGMSVTSSSSVCSTTSSMYYLDLEIPEVQEFRANLLIQQANPVPEKTPAQKLAESWRTIKQLKSLDREEYDEDTMFLCRVSLIDVDCTNGWCYLGCDTCQKSMSRAPRKYRCARCGPMMPVQWYKLKAKVQDATGAMNLMIFCEVAEELVGVSAEELVNKIEDDDEWYSLPDEIEDLIGSTHTFEVFDKYMDGSFSVRSIMDDASVPAPAAAASQCKEEKADPEGSQKPNKRLRGDDDSINLDLGL, from the exons ATGACTTCGGTTCCGGAG CTTCAAGCCATCCAGGCCAAAATGGGTTCAGCTGGGGATGAGTTCACCCCACTGTCTCAGTTAGAATATGGAATGGACAAATGTAAAGTGCGGGTGCGCATCTCGCGGCTGTGGGAGTCCTTCAATCCAAAAGATGACACTTTGTTCGGCCTTGACTGCCTTCTGATCGACGATCAG GGTAAAACTATGCAGGCTCGTGTAGAACCTGGCGATATAGAGTGGTTTGAAGATCTGCTAGTTGAAGGGAAGGTCTATGTCTTGTCAGATTTTCATGTTGATTCGCAGAGGGACTACTATATGTCCTGTAGCAATGAGTGGACTATGTACATTAGAAGGCAGACGGTGGTCACTGAGATGGAAGGAGATATTGATTCGATACCCCTCCACAGCTTTGAGTTTGTTAAATTTAAGGATCTCCGTTATAGGTGCGATGACAACAGCTTATTGACTG ATGTTCTGGGTCACATAGTATATGTTGGGGAGCTAGAGGAAGTCTCAAAAAAATCACGCGTTATAGAAATTTGCAATGCAAGAATTCGGGATTTGAG AGGAAGGGCACTGAGTGTGACACTGTTTGGAGATGTTGCTTCTGGTTTTGCTGAGGATATGCTCGAGAAAGGCCAAGACGCCTCAGTTGTTGCTGTCTTTGCAGGGATGTCTGTTACTTCCTCATCATCAG TTTGCTCTACAACATCTTCAATGTACTATCTGGATTTGGAAATACCAGAGGTGCAAGAATTCCGTGCGAA TTTGCTCATTCAGCAGGCAAACCCTGTTCCAGAAAAAACTCCAGCTCAGAAGTTGGCCGAGAGTTGGCGAACAATCAAACAGCTAAAAAGCCTCGATCGAGAAGAGTACGATGAG GATACCATGTTTTTGTGCAGAGTCTCCCTGATAGATGTAGATTGCACCAATGGTTGGTGCTATCTTGGATGCGACACCTGCCAAAAGTCGATGTCCAGGGCTCCAAGGAAATACAGGTGTGCCCGATGTGGCCCGATGATGCCAGTTCAGTG GTACAAGCTGAAGGCGAAGGTGCAGGATGCTACCGGCGCAATGAACCTGATGATCTTCTGTGAGGTGGCGGAGGAGCTGGTCGGTGTCTCCGCGGAGGAGCTCGTGAATAAGATCGAGGACGATGATGAGTGGTACAGCCTGCCAGACGAAATCGAGGATCTTATTGGCTCGACGCACACCTTCGAGGTTTTCGACAAGTACATGGACGGGAGCTTCTCGGTGAGGTCGATCATGGACGATGCTAGCGTCCCAGCCCCTGCTGCAGCCGCTAGTCAATGCAAGGAGGAGAAGGCTGACCCTGAGGGAAGCCAGAAGCCTAACAAGCGGCTGCGAGGCGACGACGACTCGATCAACCTAGATCTAGGGTTATAG
- the LOC119291699 gene encoding replication protein A 70 kDa DNA-binding subunit A-like isoform X2, which produces MTSVPEAKMGSAGDEFTPLSQLEYGMDKCKVRVRISRLWESFNPKDDTLFGLDCLLIDDQGKTMQARVEPGDIEWFEDLLVEGKVYVLSDFHVDSQRDYYMSCSNEWTMYIRRQTVVTEMEGDIDSIPLHSFEFVKFKDLRYRCDDNSLLTDVLGHIVYVGELEEVSKKSRVIEICNARIRDLRGRALSVTLFGDVASGFAEDMLEKGQDASVVAVFAGMSVTSSSSVCSTTSSMYYLDLEIPEVQEFRANLLIQQANPVPEKTPAQKLAESWRTIKQLKSLDREEYDEDTMFLCRVSLIDVDCTNGWCYLGCDTCQKSMSRAPRKYRCARCGPMMPVQWYKLKAKVQDATGAMNLMIFCEVAEELVGVSAEELVNKIEDDDEWYSLPDEIEDLIGSTHTFEVFDKYMDGSFSVRSIMDDASVPAPAAAASQCKEEKADPEGSQKPNKRLRGDDDSINLDLGL; this is translated from the exons ATGACTTCGGTTCCGGAG GCCAAAATGGGTTCAGCTGGGGATGAGTTCACCCCACTGTCTCAGTTAGAATATGGAATGGACAAATGTAAAGTGCGGGTGCGCATCTCGCGGCTGTGGGAGTCCTTCAATCCAAAAGATGACACTTTGTTCGGCCTTGACTGCCTTCTGATCGACGATCAG GGTAAAACTATGCAGGCTCGTGTAGAACCTGGCGATATAGAGTGGTTTGAAGATCTGCTAGTTGAAGGGAAGGTCTATGTCTTGTCAGATTTTCATGTTGATTCGCAGAGGGACTACTATATGTCCTGTAGCAATGAGTGGACTATGTACATTAGAAGGCAGACGGTGGTCACTGAGATGGAAGGAGATATTGATTCGATACCCCTCCACAGCTTTGAGTTTGTTAAATTTAAGGATCTCCGTTATAGGTGCGATGACAACAGCTTATTGACTG ATGTTCTGGGTCACATAGTATATGTTGGGGAGCTAGAGGAAGTCTCAAAAAAATCACGCGTTATAGAAATTTGCAATGCAAGAATTCGGGATTTGAG AGGAAGGGCACTGAGTGTGACACTGTTTGGAGATGTTGCTTCTGGTTTTGCTGAGGATATGCTCGAGAAAGGCCAAGACGCCTCAGTTGTTGCTGTCTTTGCAGGGATGTCTGTTACTTCCTCATCATCAG TTTGCTCTACAACATCTTCAATGTACTATCTGGATTTGGAAATACCAGAGGTGCAAGAATTCCGTGCGAA TTTGCTCATTCAGCAGGCAAACCCTGTTCCAGAAAAAACTCCAGCTCAGAAGTTGGCCGAGAGTTGGCGAACAATCAAACAGCTAAAAAGCCTCGATCGAGAAGAGTACGATGAG GATACCATGTTTTTGTGCAGAGTCTCCCTGATAGATGTAGATTGCACCAATGGTTGGTGCTATCTTGGATGCGACACCTGCCAAAAGTCGATGTCCAGGGCTCCAAGGAAATACAGGTGTGCCCGATGTGGCCCGATGATGCCAGTTCAGTG GTACAAGCTGAAGGCGAAGGTGCAGGATGCTACCGGCGCAATGAACCTGATGATCTTCTGTGAGGTGGCGGAGGAGCTGGTCGGTGTCTCCGCGGAGGAGCTCGTGAATAAGATCGAGGACGATGATGAGTGGTACAGCCTGCCAGACGAAATCGAGGATCTTATTGGCTCGACGCACACCTTCGAGGTTTTCGACAAGTACATGGACGGGAGCTTCTCGGTGAGGTCGATCATGGACGATGCTAGCGTCCCAGCCCCTGCTGCAGCCGCTAGTCAATGCAAGGAGGAGAAGGCTGACCCTGAGGGAAGCCAGAAGCCTAACAAGCGGCTGCGAGGCGACGACGACTCGATCAACCTAGATCTAGGGTTATAG